A genomic segment from Candidatus Viadribacter manganicus encodes:
- a CDS encoding integration host factor subunit beta, translated as MLRSELVNRLQEEMAPLKAAEIEHAVDVVLDEIAVALAAGGRVELRGFGAFSVRKRDARTGRNPRTGATVKVSAKKVPFFKPGKELRLKVNGGEEP; from the coding sequence ATGCTGCGCTCGGAGCTGGTCAACAGACTTCAAGAAGAGATGGCGCCGCTCAAGGCCGCCGAGATTGAGCACGCGGTGGACGTGGTGCTGGATGAAATCGCCGTGGCGCTGGCGGCGGGCGGACGTGTGGAACTGCGCGGCTTCGGCGCGTTTTCGGTGCGAAAGCGCGACGCGCGCACAGGTCGCAATCCGCGAACGGGCGCGACGGTCAAGGTCTCGGCCAAGAAGGTGCCGTTCTTCAAGCCGGGCAAGGAGCTGCGGTTGAAGGTCAATGGCGGCGAGGAGCCGTAA